The genome window CAGATGTTTTTCAATTACGGCATCCGCCAGCCTCCGCCCAACTTCCCACGCGGCCTTCGTCGGGATTTTATAAGGATCTAGAGAATAGAAATTTCTCCCGGTCGGCAGGATGTCGTCCCTGCCGCGTGTGATGAGCCCGGATGGCCCGGCAGGGACATATCCTGCCTCAAAGCCATGCAGCAGGGCATCTATCTCCCTTGATTCCTCGATTCTCCTGTTTAGATCGAGTATCCTTTTCTTGATCTTTATCCATGGGTAAGTATTCCACTTGACATTTACGCCTTTGGCAATATCCAGCAATGCATCTCCATCCGCGTTGAACATCTTCACCCCTCCATATTTATTACCTCTTCGATCAGTCTTTTCCCTATGCGGTCTATCTCCTCCAAAAGCTCACCATGCCCCTTTTTTCTGACGGGATGGACGCCGCCCGGGTTGGAGAGTAGTTCGCTCAAATCCAACCCCATCATCTTCGCAATCTCACGCCTCAATGAAACATCTTCACCGGCGTCATATCTCAAGATCGAATAGATAAAACCTGCCCTCCTTTCTCCTTCAGGCAATTCTCCGAATACATGCATACCGTCCTGAATCTGGGTGTTTCTTGTCCTCGACAATGCGCCGTGGGCCTCCCTGACTATTTCGTCAAAGGGCAAGGCGTGAAGTCCTTCGTCGTCCAATTCACAAAGCCCCACCCTTTTGACCCTTCCCGTCCCTTTATCGACGGTAGAGACCTTTATCTCCTTATCCAGGTTCGTCTTCTTTATTGCATCCATTATGAGATGCTCAAGGGCATGGACCCTGGCCTTATCCAGACCCTTCACCTGTTCGTATTCGCCCAGAAATCGTCCCAGCTCCTCCAGTTCCTCATACACCCCCCCTTGTGTCATCACCGTCTGCATGTGGTCAACAAGGGTCGCATAACTACGACGTTTTGCAATTGTGCCCTCTGGCGGGTTGTCGGCATTGTAGATATAGAGATGAGGGATATGACCTATAGCTATATCGGGGTAGCAGTCTCCTGAAAGGGCCGTGCCTTTGCCCGGCAGGAACTCAAGATTCCCATGGGTTCCGACATGAACGATCGCATCCGCCTTGAAGTCATACTCAAGATAGCGATAGGTCGCCATGTATTGGTGAGGCGGGGGGACATCAGGGTCATGGAGTATCTTACATACCCTGCCGTCACACCTGGCGCCTGCGCAACCACGCTTTGGCTGTACGCATACCACTGCATTCCCATAATCAACCCCTGTCACAAGGATCTTTCCATCATGGACCATGGCGGCAGGAATCCCATCTTTTTCTACCCCAGGAGGATCGCCCCAGGCCTCGCACACCCTCTTTCTTACGGTTTCAGACAGGGCATTGAACCACTCCTCGTATTCCTCCTTCGTCACCATCTTCAATACGCCACCCTTTTCTACGATTTCATCGGTTGTCGTCCACCTGAATTCTGATATCGCCTTTCGATTCATTATGGCATCAATGAGTTCCTTGCCGTCCTTCGGTGGAACGACATCATAACCCGCCGCCTTCATTTTATTTATTATCCTTGCGACAGACTCCAGGGTATCGAGATGAGCGCCCGCCCCGACAGTTGCCTCGACTGATGCGCATGGATTATTATGGAGCATAAAGGCTATCTTACGCCTACCTACAGGCCTTCTTTTCAATCTTATCCAGTTTGCCACCCGTCTTGCCAATTTTCCCATTCTTTCTTCAAAGGCAATGCGTTTATCGCCTCCTTTTTCTTTGAGCCCGCCTATAATTATCGGCTCTATCCTGCCCTCGAACTCCGGCATCGCAATAGACCAGCCGATGCTGCTTCCATCCGTGCCATGGGGGTCACTCCACCACTCCTCCATTGTCTTATAATAGGATGTGACCGGCATAAACACAGGGACATCGAGCCTTTTAAGTATATCCACGCCTTCCAGGGCAACCTTTCCGCCTTCCATGGAGGCTCGGCTTGAACCAATAAGAAACATCTGAAGATTGATGAGGGCATCTATTCTTGGTTTCCCATCTTTGAGGAAGTATTCGCAGACGACCTCTCCGCTTCCCTTTGTCCCAAGGCCATCGTCCCTTACAGAATATGAAAAGACAGGGATGACGACCAATCCAAGGGACTCGACCTTTCTTATCAAGGTATCCTCGATTCCAAGGTTTTTGTTGACCCAGTGAAAACGTGAAAAGAGGAGGCCGACAGCGCCTTCTGTCTTGGGAAAATCGGGTTTTCTTTTGTATAAACCATACCATTTCAGGTAATTTTCGATATTGTCAAAGATATCCGGCGCATCGGGATGATACAGCCCTTCCCACGGGATCGGCTTTGGCGGCTCTACATCAATATCCACTCCACAGACTGCGTTAGCGATATAGCAGAGCATTTGAATAAAATTTTCCTCTCCGTTATAGGTTATATAGGTATGAACCCTGGCCACAATATCCGGTTTTACATTAGACATGGCCCAGTACGACGGGTCATGACCGACGCATATTATCGGTACGGATTTTCCTATCTCATTCAGGCTCTTTTCTATAACATCCCATATGGATTCTGTTGAACGATAAAGCAGGATTACATCTGCCTCCTCAGCCTCTTTAAGTACAACGCCTATATCTTCATGCCCTTCATCAAGATATCTTGATGAATAAACCCCTACATCTATAATCCCTTCCAAGGCCTTGCCCGCCCTTTTAAGTGTTCCAGAATGCGAATGCCACATGATAGATAATATCTTTTTCATTGCCTGGCTCCTGATTATCCATGTTTTGTCTAGCTTAATCTATACACAATAGGTATTATCAATTCCGCCTTGACAGGGGGCTTCGGAAACGGTGCCGTCTTCTCTATTGTCTTTATCGCATTTGCATCAAGGACGCCGAAGCCTGATGACTTTACGACCTTTATATCTCCCACCTGTCCATCATCCAAAACAGTAAAAGAGACCACGACCCTGCCCGACCACCCCATCTTTCTTGCAAGCATGGGATAGGAGAGGTTTCGCATTATCATATCCCTGATGTATGCGAAATGTTCACTTATGTATCTCTGTCTCTGCTCATCTCTGACCGACAGACTATGACCCCCAGATTGATCGCTACTTTGACCACTGATCTGGCCGGGTTTATACGCGTCATCTGGCGCCGGCTGATCAGAGGCATCACCATCTGCCTCCGTCGGCATTTCTTTAGCGGCCTCATGGACAGGAGCCGTCTCTTTGTTCGCAATGACCTCTTCTTCAATAATATGCGCGGGCCGCTGGATCGGCCTTCCAGCCACCGCCCTTACTGCGGCCTTTGCTGTGGATCGATGCACAATATATTTTGCCACCCCTGTTTCTTTTCTAACATCCGCCTTCAAATGCCTGAGAGCCGCCTTCTCTTCAACGCCCTTCATGTCGTCGGCAATACTGAAGTCAATGACTATCGGCGGCCTCTTGTTCCATCTGATGGAATGGGAAAGGCCGAAGACCAGCGACAACAAGACCACATGAAGCAAAAATGATATCTGAAATCCCCTGGCGGCGTGATTCATGGCCTGTTCGCATCAGTGGTCTGAAGGCTCAGTCTCTTGAACCCGAGACCCTTTATCCTATCCAGGACATCTACAAACCTCTGAAGCACTATGGACCTATCAGCCCTTATCAGGATTGCGGTATCTCTATCAAGGCCCTTCATTGAACCAGTCATCCCGTCAAGGGACACAGGCCTTGAATCCAGATAAATATTGCCACCCCTGTCTATCTCTATAGTCCTGGTCTTCAACATCTCAGCGCTGTTCTTCGATGACACCCTCGGAAGCTCGACAGGGATTGCGCCGGAGGCTATAAACGCCGAGGTGGTCAGAACTATGGTGAGGAGCACGAGCATGACATCGACAAGGGGTATGACATTCATGTAATCAAAACCCTTTTCTTCCATCTTCGCCTCCTTGGTCTCTCTTTGACCTGTCGATCTCCCACTGCATCATAACCACCTTCGCCCTTCTCAAGAGGAGGTTGTAAAGGGCTGTAGACGGTATAGCCACAAGGAGCCCGGCTGCGGTTGCCTTGAGTGCAAGGGCAAGACCGATCATTGTCTTACCTGTGTCCATAAATCCCTCTGTCCCCATTGTATAAAATGTCAGCATGATCCCCAGAACCGTCCCCAGGAGCCCTATATAAGGGGCATTGCTCCCTATAGTGGCTATAATATGTAGCCGCTCCGTTAGGACAAGCTCCAGCTCCCTTTTGTCAGCATAGCGCCCTGCATCTATATTCTTATAGAGAAGATACCGCTCGATGGCTATTCCGACTGAAACGAAACTTAAAAGGATCAAAAGACCTATCACGCCGTAGTCAACGGCGACCTTAAACAATTCCAATACAGTTCTCCATGCCCACTAATTCTTAATGCAGCGTCTTCCCATCGGCTGCCGGCCCGATGGACACAAGGTGCCTGAAGCCACTGCAATCTACCTCTTCCGTCTCAACTCCATAGACCAGATTCATATTTTCCTTGCTCATGACGGAACCAGGAGGCCCTTTTGATACAAGGCGTCCGTTGTGCAGCATGACCACCTGATCCGAAAACCTGTAGGCAAGATTCAGGTCATGCAGCACGATTAAAATACCTATCTGTCTTTGTGACGCCGCTGCCATCAAAGACTCCATGACCTCAAACTGGCGTCTTAAATCAAGATTGCTTGCCGGTTCATCAAGGAGCATATAGTCCGCCTCCTGGACAAGGACCCTGGCAAAGAGCACCCTCTGCCTCTCGCAGCCGCTCAGTTCATTAAAATCCCTGTTCGGATCCATGTTGAACGCATCAAGCACTGCGATCGTCTTGTCCACATCTTCTTCAGTGGGTTGCCATGCCGTTGAATATGATCTTCTGCCCATGATGACTACATCAAAGACCGTCATGTGGGGCCTTGGGAAATGGCCTTCTTGCGGCATGTATGAAAGGCGCTGCGAGCGTCTCGTCACCCCCATCAAGAAGGCGTCTTCGCCGTCTATGGTCACCGAGCCCTCTGTTGCTATAAATATCCTGAGGATACACCTTAAGAGCGTACTCTTTCCTGCACCGTTAGGCCCTATGACAGAGACTATCTCTCCACGGTTTATGCTAAACGAGATGTCTTTAAGTATCTCACGGCCTTTATGTCTGAAACCTAATCCATTCACAGCCAGCATGGCCAATAGCCCCCTGTCTTTTTAATGAAGAGATAGAGCAGACGGAATAATTATTTTCATACCATTATGATGCAGCACAAAGACATCAATTCCATAGAGCAGCCTTAAGCTCTCTTCAGATATAACCTGACTTGGCTTGCCATGAGATATCACAGAACCATTATTGATCATTACAACCCTATCAGAAAAAAAGGCCGCAAGGTTAGGATCATGTATAGTCATGAGCGTAATCAAACCTTTTCGCATTACCATGTCTCTCACCTTTTTCAAGACGAGCAATTGATTTCTGAAGTCAAGGTGAGAAGTCGGCTCATCCAGCAGCAGGACAGGCGTATCCTGTGCAATAGCCCTCGCCATCAGGACGAGCTGCCTTTCGCCCCCGCTCAGCATGGTGTATCGACGGTCTCTAAGCCCTGCTATGCCGACCTCTTCTATCGCCTCTTCAGCCTTCATATAGTCCTTTCCTGATGGCATGGAAAAGGCCTTGACATGGGCGGTCCTTCCCATCAAAACCACATCAAAGACCGAGTAAGGAAACGGTGGCTCATGGTCCTGAGGGACACAGGAAAGGAGTTTTGCCCTCTTCTTTGGAGCCAGAGTGGTTATATCCTGATTTTCAAGATAGATTGCGCCTGATTTCGGCTTGAGTTGCCCTGATATGCACCTGAAAAGCGTGGTCTTACCTGATCCATTGGGCCCGAGTATCGCCGTAACCTCCCCGGGCATCGCCTTGAATCCGACCCTTTTCAAGACACCGTGGCAGTCCGTCGTCTGTCCATTAGTTCTGGCGGATTGATAACCGGCGCTGATATCTTTGATCTCCAGCATATCATCAGCCCTTAAAAAGGCCCTTTTCGCCCCTTCTCATGAGATACATAAAAAACGGCGCCCCGGAGATCGCCGTGATTATACCAACGGGTATCTCAAGGTTTGACATGCCCCTTGAGATGGTATCCGCAAGGATCATGAATGCGGCGCCCCCTGCAATGCTCAATGGAAGAAGCATCTTGTGATCAGGGCCGCTCATCATCCTTATTAGATGCGGGACCATAAGCCCCACCCAACCTATGATCCCGCTTACCGATACGGCGATGCTTACTACAAGGGATGTCGAACCGATAAGCATCATCCGCTCCATTCTTACATTTACCCCTAGCGCCCTTGCCTCATCGTCTCCCATGCTGATGGCGTTCAGTCTCCAGCGCATGAAAAAGACCGGGGACATCCCGATGACAACACCCAGAAAGGCGATCCTTACAGAGCGCCAGTCAGAGAGAGAAAAGCTCCCCATCAGCCAGAAGACTATGCTTTGCAGCCTGTTCGGATCGACCATGAACTTGACTATAGATAGCATGGCAGTAAAAAAAGATGACACCACCACGCCTGAGAGGACGAGAGACAGCCTCAATATCTCGCCCTGGGCGCTTGCCATAAGGAAGGTCAGGGCAACCGCCAGCATCCCGAAGAAAAAGGCGCTGACCTGAACAGGTATCCATGGCAGAAAACCGATGGAGACCGCGCAACCAAAGGCGGCCCCTGCTGAGATGCCAAGTAGATACGGGTCCACCAGGGGGTTCCTGAATATCCCCTGAAGCGCGGCCCCTGAGCCGGAAAGGGCGACGCCCACAAGCCCTGCAAGGAGTATCCGCGGAAGCCTTATGTCGAATATGATGGCGGCCTCAGGACGGCTTACCTGGGTCGCGCCTTTGAAAATCCCGTTGAACAGGATCGACAGCACCTCAAAAAATGACAGGTTGTATGCCCCCATAAATATGGAAAACATACCTGCAAGGATCGGGGACAAAAGCACTATCCATACCACCGGCCTTTTACTGCGCAATTTTATCTATCTCCCCATAGGAAACCCCGAAGACATTCCTGTAAAAGCGGTCAACCACACCATCGAAATCTACGTCCTTGAAATATTCCGGATAGGTCTTCATGGCCATCCAGAGGGCGATGGGCGCAAGCCTCGGAGACCATGTCGACCATTCAGAGGCCCTGTAAACCCTGTTTTCACGCATCGCCTTTACCGACGCCCACTGAGAGCCCTTTGTAACCGTCTCGATCGGATAGCCTGCATTACCCCATATAAATATCACATCAGGACTCCATGTAATAATCCTTTCAAGCGAGACATCCCTATTCCTCTCCTGTATATCGCCGGCAGGATTTATGCAGCCTATCATCTTAAAGATATCGTTAGTTACGCCTATGCCGCATGCAACCGTAGTGGGCTTGCCGCCAAGCCACAGGCACCTCTTTCTCTTCTCCTCAGGAATAGTTGCAACCCGCTGTCTGATGAGCCTGAATATCTCCTCCATCTTATTAATGACGAACTCCGTGCGTTTCTCTCTGTTGAACAGCCTTCCGTGAAGCCTCATCACCTCATAGAGCTCTTCGATACCCTCTGGATAGACGCCGATGACCTTAAGGCCCTTTTGTTCCATAAATCTCATGATCTCAGGCCTGTATGTCCATGTGATTATGAGATCAGGCTTAAGGGCAAGTATAGCCTCTATGTTGACATTATCCCCTGTGCCGACTGACGGTATGGTTTTTTCGGCATCCGGCATTGTCGCCTTGAATAGATCGTCATGAGAATAGGCCCATCTGTTTATCCCTGCCACATCATCCCAGATATCAAGCGCCGGTATGAGATCATATGTGATAAGAATGACAGCCCTCTTTACCGGCGCATCAACGGTAACCACCCTGCCAAGTTTATCTTTGTATGTGACAGTATAAGCCAATACATGACTGATATCCATCAAAGATAATATAACTATCAGGCCTGTAATGACTGTCTGTTTCTTCATGGCCTAAAATTTTATCTCCAGCTCGCCGAACCACTGTCTTCCAGGCGTCTTGTAGTATGAGTAATAATCTCTATCAAATAAATTATCGATTGAAAAAGACAACTTTGAATAATTCGTCAAATTATAGGATATCTTTGTATCAACCACAAAATATGGGTCATAAGATGTATAAACCCCGTTTAATCTGTCTCTGTTTTCATCATCGCCGTATCTCTTGCCGACATATCTTCCGATAACAGATGTCATAATCCTTCCTTCTGTATATTCACAGCCCAGGTTAAACATCTTTTCCGGCACATCCATCATCCTCTTACCCTCTGTTGATGGTTTTGCTGCATTTTCTTTTATCTTCGCATCTATATATGTAAAATTTGCGAACAGTTTTAATGAATTATACAGCTTCTGTTCCAGCTCAAGCTCTATGCCTTTTGACTCCGCCCTTCCTGCATTTATAAGTTCCTGATATTTATCCGTTACTATCTTTCTGTAGATAACGTCTTTCAGATAATTTTCAAAATAGACAGCCTTTATCTTTGCCCCTTTCCAAAGCCCCTGTTCAATCCCTGCATCCCATGATGTGGTCTTTTCAGGCTTTAGATTTGGATTTCCTGCATAAGTTATACCTGATACTGCTGTCCATGTCCTGTATAACTCATAGACAGTAGGTGGCCTGAATGCCTGCCCTACAGATGTCTTCAATGTCATTTCTTTGAACGGATTATATACAATGGCAAGTTTTGGACTGAATGCAGAGTCAGTATTTGAGCTGCAATCTATTGGATAGCCCTTTGAACCAATCTGATTTATATATCCATCGTATGTCTTCCACCAGTCCTGCCTTGCTCCGATAAAGAGGGTCAAGTTGTCAAGTATAATGTATTCATCCTGCACAAACAGCGCGAATATCCGATCCTTTCCCTTCGACTGATATGAAATAGCCCCCTTTTCGTCTTCCACCTGCCAATTAGGCAATTTATGTTCTTTAGTATCTGCCTGCCCCTGTCTGAAGGATGAGCCGAAGGTGAGTATATGACTGTCCATGACCGGCAGGGTAAACTGGAGGTCACCGCTGTAATTTTTGGACGGTGTGTTTGATACCTTGCCAGGACCGCCAAATCTCGTTGCAGATGACGAATCGGCCATGGTGTACCATGAATCATCCAGTTCAGAGATCCCAAGGTTCAGTTTTGTCTGAAGGCTTCCGAACCTTGTCTTGTATGAGATGTTATAGATATCCTGTTCCTTTCCACCCGGACCTGAAAGATAGGATGCCTCCCTTACCTTGCCATAGGACCACACAGGATCGCCCTTGCCATCCCTCAGATATGTATGCGGATAGTCGTAATTATATTCGTATCTCGCCCTCATGAACATAAACTCGATTGCCGAGTCCTGAGAGATGTCATAGCCCCCTCTCAGCGTAAGAGAGTCGTTCCACCACCTGTTGTCGCCGGTATCTCCGATCAGATACCTCGGCTCACCCTTCGGCGTCTTTGAAGACCTGTAACCCGTAACGCCCGCCGGAGGTCTCGAGCCCTGAAGATCAAGGCCTGCCGGATAGCCCTCGGTGGTCTTGAAGCCATAGCTCAGAAAGAGGCTGAACCGGTCTTTATATCTGTCTCCATAAGAGACATAATCCGTCCGGAGGTCATCGAGGGCATTGCCCCTGTCCCAGCTTGAGCCATAGCCCGTCTTTAGTTTGAACTCCCTCTTTTGCGGCAACTTCGTGATGAGATTGATGACGCCGCCCATTGCATAGCCCCCGTAGAGGCTTGAAAACGGCCCTTCAACCACCTCTATCCTGTCTATGTCTTCAGGCGAATAGGCGCCCCATGGGACGCCGCCTGAGTAGGCGTCATTCAAGATGACGCCGTTCAACATGACGAGGTTTCTCTGCTGACCGGATATACCGCGCATGGAGACCGCAGCGATGGAATCCAGCATCCCCTTTCCGCGGCTGGAATACACGCCCGGAAGGGTGTTGACGGCCTGATCAATAGACTGGATATCCCTTTTTGACATCTCATCCTTTGTCACCACATAGGCCGAACCGGGCGCCGATGACAGGGACTGCTCCGTCCTTGTGGCCGTGACCAGGACATCCTCCAGGGAAATGGCGTCATCAGACCCTTCTCCAAGGGCAATACCCGCCATGCCGCCTGATGCCAAAAAAAACATCCCCAAAAAGATATGCGCCAGTATCTTCACCCTCTCCATCCCCAAAAATCTCCCCTAAAAAATCTTCGCAAAAACCCGAAACGTATTTATGTAACACTTTTTTAAATTTTGTGTAACTATAACTTAAAGATCAATAATATGTCAAGAGGAATAGATGATCATCGCCCGAACCTCAATAGATGATTATCGATAACCTCGAAACAGATTTTGCAAGGATATAGCCCAACCAAAAGACCGATAAATCAATAGGTTAAGGATGAATCAAATCCCCTCTTTTGCTAATCGAACTTATATCCAACACCGTAAAGCGAATGGATAAAATCAGCATCAGGGGCAACCGATTTGATTTTTTTGCGCAGCTTTTTGATATGACTGTCAATGGTGCGATCACCGACAATGCGCTGGTCGTCGTATATGTAATTCATAAGTTGGGTGCGACTGAAAATACGGCCTGGATGGGCAGCCAGGATGCTGAGCAGTTTAAATTCTACGGCGGTAAGCTTCAGGTCATGCCCATTAAAAGTCGCCCGATAACGGATCTCATCAAGTACAAGCCCTTGCGCAGCCGCTGGCTGTCCACCAGATGCACGCCGCAAAACGGCCTTTACCCTTGCCACAACTTCACGCGGGCTAAATGGTTTACAGACGTAATCGTCCGCTCCAAGCTCTAGCCCGAGCAGCCGATCAATCTCTTCAATACGGGCCGTTACCATGATGATCGGCACGCCTGAAAATGAACGTATGTCCTTACAGACCTCCATGCCGTCACGACCTGGAAGCATCACGTCAAGAAGGATCAGGGCCGGGGCGTTCTGGCGCACCCATGGGACAACATCCAGGCCGTTATCCAGGCAAGAAGGCTCAAATCCCGCCCGTTTCAAATAGTCGCTCAGCAGGCTCGCAATCTTCGATTCATCTTCGACAATCAATATCTTATTGTTCATTGATCTTGTTCCCTGTCTTCACCCGGATAACCGGTCAAAGGCAGCAAGATCTTGATCCACAGACCACCGAGAGGCGATGGGTGGGCCTCTATTCTCCCACCGTGATCCTCGACAATCTTCTTACATATCGCTAATCCCAGACCTGCCCCTCCTGAAGCCCTGCTGCGGGAACTCTCGACACGATAAAGTCGGTCGAACAGCTTCCCTATTTCAGAGGCCGGCACACCTGGTATGCTGTCCATGATATCGACTATCGCCCATCCGTGCCCGTGCCCCAGATTGATTTTGACCTGGCCGCCCGGATCGGTGTATCTCTTCGCATTCTCCAACACGTTATCAAATAGCTGACTAAGTCGCTCATGATCGGCGACAAGCCACATTTTACTCCTAGGCAGGTTGACAGTCATGGCTATAGATTTCTTTATTATCTCAGGCCTCACCCTGTCCACCGCCTCGACAAGGACCTTAGATAGATCTATCTTTGTCTTCTTGTAAACCAACGCGCCGACATCGGACAATGCCAACTGGTAGAGATCATCCACCAGTCTGCCAAGACGTATTACCTCAGAATGGAGAGAGCCTATCGCCTCTACAGTCGGCTGCCTGACACCATCCTGAAGCGCTTCGATCTCTCCCCGCAGCACAGCGAGAGGCGTACGTAATTCGTGGGAAATGTCGGCCACAAACTGGCGGCGCGCCTGCTCATTCTTTTTGAGCGTCTCAGCCATCAAATTGAAATCCTTGGAAAGTTGTCCCAGCTCGTCAGTGGAGTTGTCGGGAACGCGGATATCATACCGCCCTGAAGCGAGAAGATATGTGGCATCGGCCAGATTTTTAAGCGGCCTGACAAGATGGCGCGCAAGAGGCAGAGACAGCCCTACGGCCACTACTAGCATTATGCAAGCCGTAATAATTAGGATCAGTTTCTGTTGTTTCAAAAAGTGGAGCTGGTGCACGTCCGAGAGATATTTGCGCGGCCTAAACCCCACATAGCCGACTACGCGGCCTTCATAGGTAATTGTTTTAAAGTTGTTGATTTCGGAAGCAGTCCCGGTTCCGAATATCGGTCTATGCTTAGAGTCAAGCAAAAAGATGCGCTTTCCCAGATGATAACACTTATATCTTAATCCAAACGACCCTAACGGTCTTTGATTCGCCCATTTGTCACCTGACTCTGGCGCAGGCAAGCGGCTGACCTGAGGAGCGATCTCATACATGGTCTCTGCTATGAATTGATACATCTTTTCCGGGTCATCACGCAGGAAATTCCAGTTGTGGTGTTCGGCATATGCGCTTCCAAGTTTCTCGGCAAGATCTTCAAGCCTATCTTCTTCAAGCCTGTTGACATAGCCCAAAAATCCATGGCCGACACTCCATTGCATGATCAAGAGCATACAGATAACCACAATACAACTAGCAGTAAGAATTGCCAAGAAAATCCGTTGGGTAATGCTTAAATTCACGTCGCCTCCATTTGGCCGGACATGATGCGCAAATTGATTCCATTGCTACCATAAAAAATTACAAGAAAAAAAATAAAATTTGAACCCCAAAGAAAAATTTCCTTATTCCTTTCATATTTTTTCCTTTTTTGTTTCGTATCTTTTTTCCAAAAATCAAGATAATCTTTAAAAAAGGAGGTGAAGATAAGGATTATGTATCCTGCTCATTATCCAATCTGAATTGGAGTTTAATCTTATCTCTAACTTAGAAAATAACTTCGAAGGGAGTTTATTTATGAAAAAGCTAAAAATAATTTGCACTATCTTAACTATCTTAATTATTCCGTCTTCTTCTTATGCAGACCAACTACAGGATAAACATATGGGTCAGATGATAAGCTGCATAGGATGTGAAAAACACAGAAAACAGATGATTGAAGCGAGGATACAAAAACTTCAAAAAGAACTAAATCTCTCTAATGCCCAGGTGGAAAAGATAAGGGCTATAAAGAAAGAAGGTTTTGAGGCATTCAGAAATGCCAGAAAAAATCTGAAAAATCCTATGCTGGAAGCCACTAAATCTCCAATTTTTGACAAGGCCGTCTTTATATCCACAGCAGTGGATAACACTAAGACTCTTGCCCAGATAAGGGCGGAGAATTTTGAAAAA of Dissulfurimicrobium hydrothermale contains these proteins:
- a CDS encoding ABC transporter substrate-binding protein, with the translated sequence MKKQTVITGLIVILSLMDISHVLAYTVTYKDKLGRVVTVDAPVKRAVILITYDLIPALDIWDDVAGINRWAYSHDDLFKATMPDAEKTIPSVGTGDNVNIEAILALKPDLIITWTYRPEIMRFMEQKGLKVIGVYPEGIEELYEVMRLHGRLFNREKRTEFVINKMEEIFRLIRQRVATIPEEKRKRCLWLGGKPTTVACGIGVTNDIFKMIGCINPAGDIQERNRDVSLERIITWSPDVIFIWGNAGYPIETVTKGSQWASVKAMRENRVYRASEWSTWSPRLAPIALWMAMKTYPEYFKDVDFDGVVDRFYRNVFGVSYGEIDKIAQ
- a CDS encoding TonB-dependent receptor is translated as MERVKILAHIFLGMFFLASGGMAGIALGEGSDDAISLEDVLVTATRTEQSLSSAPGSAYVVTKDEMSKRDIQSIDQAVNTLPGVYSSRGKGMLDSIAAVSMRGISGQQRNLVMLNGVILNDAYSGGVPWGAYSPEDIDRIEVVEGPFSSLYGGYAMGGVINLITKLPQKREFKLKTGYGSSWDRGNALDDLRTDYVSYGDRYKDRFSLFLSYGFKTTEGYPAGLDLQGSRPPAGVTGYRSSKTPKGEPRYLIGDTGDNRWWNDSLTLRGGYDISQDSAIEFMFMRARYEYNYDYPHTYLRDGKGDPVWSYGKVREASYLSGPGGKEQDIYNISYKTRFGSLQTKLNLGISELDDSWYTMADSSSATRFGGPGKVSNTPSKNYSGDLQFTLPVMDSHILTFGSSFRQGQADTKEHKLPNWQVEDEKGAISYQSKGKDRIFALFVQDEYIILDNLTLFIGARQDWWKTYDGYINQIGSKGYPIDCSSNTDSAFSPKLAIVYNPFKEMTLKTSVGQAFRPPTVYELYRTWTAVSGITYAGNPNLKPEKTTSWDAGIEQGLWKGAKIKAVYFENYLKDVIYRKIVTDKYQELINAGRAESKGIELELEQKLYNSLKLFANFTYIDAKIKENAAKPSTEGKRMMDVPEKMFNLGCEYTEGRIMTSVIGRYVGKRYGDDENRDRLNGVYTSYDPYFVVDTKISYNLTNYSKLSFSIDNLFDRDYYSYYKTPGRQWFGELEIKF
- a CDS encoding response regulator, whose protein sequence is MNNKILIVEDESKIASLLSDYLKRAGFEPSCLDNGLDVVPWVRQNAPALILLDVMLPGRDGMEVCKDIRSFSGVPIIMVTARIEEIDRLLGLELGADDYVCKPFSPREVVARVKAVLRRASGGQPAAAQGLVLDEIRYRATFNGHDLKLTAVEFKLLSILAAHPGRIFSRTQLMNYIYDDQRIVGDRTIDSHIKKLRKKIKSVAPDADFIHSLYGVGYKFD
- a CDS encoding ATP-binding protein; this translates as MLLIMQWSVGHGFLGYVNRLEEDRLEDLAEKLGSAYAEHHNWNFLRDDPEKMYQFIAETMYEIAPQVSRLPAPESGDKWANQRPLGSFGLRYKCYHLGKRIFLLDSKHRPIFGTGTASEINNFKTITYEGRVVGYVGFRPRKYLSDVHQLHFLKQQKLILIITACIMLVVAVGLSLPLARHLVRPLKNLADATYLLASGRYDIRVPDNSTDELGQLSKDFNLMAETLKKNEQARRQFVADISHELRTPLAVLRGEIEALQDGVRQPTVEAIGSLHSEVIRLGRLVDDLYQLALSDVGALVYKKTKIDLSKVLVEAVDRVRPEIIKKSIAMTVNLPRSKMWLVADHERLSQLFDNVLENAKRYTDPGGQVKINLGHGHGWAIVDIMDSIPGVPASEIGKLFDRLYRVESSRSRASGGAGLGLAICKKIVEDHGGRIEAHPSPLGGLWIKILLPLTGYPGEDREQDQ
- a CDS encoding Spy/CpxP family protein refolding chaperone → MKKLKIICTILTILIIPSSSYADQLQDKHMGQMISCIGCEKHRKQMIEARIQKLQKELNLSNAQVEKIRAIKKEGFEAFRNARKNLKNPMLEATKSPIFDKAVFISTAVDNTKTLAQIRAENFEKFYSILTPEQRQKFVAILKSRMTRHFKRPISAHRPI